In a single window of the Helicobacter felis ATCC 49179 genome:
- the coaBC gene encoding bifunctional phosphopantothenoylcysteine decarboxylase/phosphopantothenate--cysteine ligase CoaBC: protein MKTLDLLAQNALLKNRRILLLVSGSIATYKSLDLVRAFIKMGAKVKVVMSKQAMRFVTPLSFEALSHYPVLTHKSERWDLSDPNCPNHISYAQWAEVVLLAPASANTLAKLAHGLADSLLSAVFLASNAPKILAPSMNTQMLEARATQENLKRLKSWGCIVVEPREDLLACNTQGKGAMADILELVCASVQALYKNSFWAGKEVVVSGGGSLEKIDSVRYICNFSSGLQASCLALVLYFWGAEVSLVASAFPLELPAGIGCLRVQSGDDYLQALQERANLQDPPFLFMLAAISDYKPATSHKGKLKKQDLGASWNLECVQNVDILASLKGFIKIGFKAEEEGANAIANARKLLESPKNGGKGCLAVCLNTLDCQPFGSAQNQMWLLSAQHSQRTNHLSKLALSFEILNFVSQVCRAQSC from the coding sequence GTGAAAACCCTAGACTTACTCGCCCAAAATGCCTTGCTCAAAAATCGCCGTATCTTATTATTGGTAAGCGGATCGATTGCCACCTATAAAAGCTTGGATTTAGTGCGTGCTTTTATCAAAATGGGCGCAAAGGTGAAGGTGGTGATGAGTAAGCAGGCGATGCGCTTTGTTACGCCCTTAAGCTTTGAAGCCCTGAGCCATTACCCCGTGCTCACGCACAAAAGCGAACGCTGGGATTTGAGCGATCCAAATTGCCCCAATCATATTAGTTATGCCCAGTGGGCAGAGGTGGTGCTACTTGCTCCTGCTAGTGCCAACACCCTAGCCAAGTTAGCGCATGGACTTGCTGATAGCCTCTTAAGCGCGGTGTTTTTAGCCAGCAATGCGCCTAAAATCCTAGCCCCTAGCATGAACACGCAAATGTTAGAGGCGCGCGCCACTCAAGAGAATTTAAAACGCCTCAAGTCTTGGGGGTGCATAGTTGTAGAACCTAGAGAGGATTTACTAGCTTGCAACACACAGGGCAAGGGGGCGATGGCAGACATTTTAGAGCTTGTGTGTGCCAGCGTGCAGGCCTTATACAAAAATAGCTTTTGGGCAGGTAAAGAGGTGGTGGTGAGTGGGGGGGGAAGCTTGGAGAAAATTGACAGCGTGCGCTATATCTGCAACTTTTCTAGTGGTTTGCAGGCTAGTTGTCTGGCTTTGGTGTTGTATTTTTGGGGTGCTGAGGTGTCTTTGGTGGCGAGTGCCTTTCCTTTAGAGTTGCCCGCAGGCATTGGATGCTTAAGGGTGCAAAGCGGGGACGATTACCTGCAAGCCCTGCAAGAGAGGGCAAACCTGCAAGACCCACCCTTTTTATTCATGCTAGCTGCCATTAGCGATTATAAGCCTGCTACCTCCCACAAGGGCAAGCTTAAAAAGCAAGATTTGGGCGCGTCTTGGAATTTGGAATGCGTGCAAAATGTGGACATTTTAGCCTCTTTAAAGGGGTTTATTAAAATTGGCTTTAAGGCTGAGGAAGAGGGGGCTAATGCAATCGCCAATGCCCGAAAATTATTAGAGAGCCCAAAAAATGGGGGCAAGGGCTGTTTGGCGGTGTGCTTAAACACCCTTGATTGCCAACCCTTTGGATCGGCGCAAAACCAAATGTGGCTTTTAAGCGCGCAACATAGCCAACGCACAAACCACCTTAGCAAACTCGCCTTGAGTTTTGAGATTTTGAATTTTGTGAGCCAAGTCTGCCGTGCTCAATCCTGTTAA
- a CDS encoding tautomerase family protein, whose product MPFVNIKLTRESTPITPEQKKALIEGATDLLVKVLNKNRATTIVIIEELDMDNWGIGGNSVTEIRKKS is encoded by the coding sequence ATGCCATTTGTGAACATTAAACTTACGCGTGAAAGTACCCCCATTACTCCTGAGCAAAAAAAGGCTCTTATTGAGGGGGCAACCGATCTGCTTGTAAAAGTTTTGAATAAAAACAGGGCCACCACAATAGTGATCATCGAAGAGTTGGACATGGATAACTGGGGTATAGGTGGCAATAGTGTTACAGAAATTAGAAAAAAGTCCTAG
- the pseB gene encoding UDP-N-acetylglucosamine 4,6-dehydratase (inverting), translating to MAFLEGKTILITGGTGSFGKRCARILLEQPQVKKVIIYSRDELKQYEMGQTFSDPRVRFFIGDVRDGERLKVAMQGVDICIHAAALKQVPTAEYNPLECIKTNILGASAVIEACLHAQVEHVIALSTDKASNPINLYGATKLCSDKLFTSANNMKGRARTKFSVVRYGNVVGSRGSVVPFFQNLVAQKALQIPITDTRMTRFWITLDQGVHFVLRSLERMHGGEIFVPKIPSMNILDLKQALAPDIPIKIVGIRPGEKLHEVMISSDDRAFEFRDFYILEPTISFQTPIDYSLTLLGEKGKRAPEGFSYNSLENPQRLSASELLTMVATL from the coding sequence ATGGCATTTTTAGAAGGTAAAACAATTTTAATCACGGGGGGGACGGGGAGTTTTGGCAAGAGATGCGCGCGCATTCTCTTAGAACAGCCTCAAGTCAAAAAAGTCATTATTTATAGCCGAGATGAATTAAAGCAATATGAAATGGGGCAGACTTTCAGCGATCCTAGAGTGCGCTTTTTTATTGGCGATGTGCGCGATGGAGAGCGGCTTAAAGTAGCGATGCAGGGTGTGGACATTTGTATCCATGCCGCTGCTCTTAAACAAGTCCCCACTGCTGAATACAACCCCTTAGAGTGCATTAAAACCAATATTTTAGGCGCGAGCGCGGTGATTGAGGCGTGTTTGCACGCACAAGTAGAGCATGTGATCGCTTTGAGCACGGATAAGGCAAGTAATCCGATTAATCTTTACGGGGCGACTAAATTATGCAGCGATAAGCTTTTCACGAGCGCTAATAACATGAAAGGGCGCGCACGCACTAAATTTAGCGTGGTGCGTTATGGGAATGTAGTGGGCTCTAGAGGAAGTGTGGTGCCCTTTTTCCAAAACTTAGTAGCACAAAAGGCTTTGCAAATCCCTATCACTGACACGCGCATGACGCGCTTTTGGATCACGCTAGATCAGGGAGTGCACTTTGTCTTGCGTAGTTTGGAGCGCATGCATGGGGGGGAGATCTTTGTGCCTAAAATCCCTAGCATGAACATTTTAGACCTCAAGCAAGCCCTAGCCCCTGATATTCCCATTAAGATCGTGGGGATTAGACCGGGCGAAAAACTCCATGAGGTGATGATTAGTAGTGATGATCGCGCCTTTGAATTTAGGGACTTTTATATCTTAGAACCTACTATCTCTTTTCAAACCCCTATCGATTACAGCCTAACCCTCTTGGGCGAGAAAGGGAAGCGTGCCCCTGAGGGCTTTAGTTACAATAGCCTAGAAAACCCCCAACGCTTGAGCGCGTCTGAACTGCTAACAATGGTCGCCACGCTGTGA
- a CDS encoding LysE family transporter translates to MDLLGLLGIQFIALLTPGPDFFLVSSYALKRSFKEAFLAVCGLCLGVLIWVTLSLFGLKLFLQTFPIFHVLLTLLGTFYLFFMGYSLFKSANSPLKLQFDFKSAAFLQGLITDLLNPKTMLYFVSIFSSLDFSHSNLWAIMVGIVLETLLYFSTIALLFSHPRVQNFYLKHHQKSDRFCALVFCGFGFYLLWGLWH, encoded by the coding sequence ATGGATTTGCTAGGGTTGCTAGGTATCCAATTTATTGCCTTGCTCACTCCCGGACCTGATTTTTTCTTAGTAAGTTCTTATGCTTTGAAGCGTAGTTTCAAAGAAGCTTTTTTAGCCGTCTGTGGTCTCTGCTTGGGGGTTTTAATTTGGGTTACCCTCTCGTTGTTTGGGCTAAAACTCTTTTTACAAACCTTCCCCATTTTTCATGTCTTACTCACTCTTTTAGGCACTTTTTATCTATTTTTCATGGGCTATTCGCTTTTTAAGAGTGCTAACTCTCCTCTCAAACTCCAATTTGATTTTAAATCAGCCGCCTTTTTACAAGGTCTCATTACAGATTTGCTCAACCCAAAGACGATGCTATATTTTGTGAGCATTTTCTCAAGTTTAGATTTTTCTCATAGCAATTTATGGGCGATCATGGTAGGCATTGTCTTAGAAACTTTGCTGTATTTTAGCACCATCGCGCTCTTGTTTTCACACCCTAGAGTGCAAAATTTTTACCTCAAACACCACCAAAAAAGCGATCGCTTCTGCGCTTTGGTGTTTTGTGGCTTTGGATTTTATTTATTGTGGGGTTTGTGGCATTAA
- a CDS encoding ribosome maturation factor RimP yields MDTSQLETLLENTLQSIGCALYDVAFLKENQTDILRISIKALEGPTSLDVCQEASLLISPLLDVHAPIAGSYTLEVSSMGLERTLSKRRHFELSIGELIECKILDNTRLRGTLEALEGENILLNIEGTTQSLPLAQIKRAKTIFEFEKVSKNPSKK; encoded by the coding sequence ATGGACACCTCGCAACTAGAAACTCTTTTAGAAAACACGCTACAAAGTATTGGTTGTGCCCTCTATGATGTCGCTTTTTTAAAAGAAAACCAAACCGACATCTTACGCATTAGCATTAAAGCCTTAGAAGGACCTACAAGTTTAGATGTATGCCAAGAAGCTAGTTTGCTCATCTCGCCCCTTTTAGATGTGCATGCTCCCATTGCAGGATCTTATACCCTAGAAGTGAGCTCTATGGGCTTGGAGCGCACACTGAGCAAACGGCGGCATTTTGAACTCTCCATTGGGGAATTAATAGAGTGCAAAATCTTAGATAACACCCGTCTAAGGGGCACTCTTGAAGCCCTAGAGGGTGAAAATATTCTTTTAAACATAGAGGGGACGACCCAAAGCCTACCTCTCGCACAAATCAAGAGAGCAAAAACAATCTTTGAATTTGAAAAGGTTTCTAAAAACCCCTCTAAAAAATAA
- the rbfA gene encoding 30S ribosome-binding factor RbfA encodes MDSVHAKRLDAGLLEYLQEALSTLNDPRLSGLTLTQVHCSKGKYHAQAYIDGSCLEAEEQKEAIKALKKATPLLRAYVLQVSGWFKCPHFVFAIDPSLEAQQRLDQLFARIAKA; translated from the coding sequence ATGGATAGTGTGCATGCTAAACGCCTCGATGCGGGGCTTTTGGAGTACTTGCAAGAAGCCTTGAGCACACTTAACGATCCTAGACTAAGTGGACTTACTCTCACCCAAGTCCACTGCTCAAAGGGCAAATACCATGCCCAAGCCTATATTGATGGCTCATGTTTAGAGGCTGAGGAGCAAAAAGAGGCGATCAAGGCTCTTAAGAAAGCCACGCCTTTATTAAGAGCGTATGTGTTACAGGTGAGCGGATGGTTTAAGTGCCCCCATTTTGTTTTTGCTATCGATCCTAGCCTAGAAGCCCAACAACGCTTAGATCAACTCTTTGCACGCATTGCTAAGGCTTAA